The Frankiaceae bacterium genome has a window encoding:
- a CDS encoding ribonuclease domain-containing protein — protein sequence MGAVVLRFLRNGRTMVVVTTVAVTVAGPSAIPADAADSMPVSVAPDYPLATTVTHPVDEGMPPGTDATDPEWLDPEVTVPAPGIVDVDVPATGWVRAGSFPLSVAQASTGSSPARVRVRMLSQAETTAAGGRFLGFELVRADRGAGTGVVAVSLDYTGIERAFGGDFASRLRLVRGSDCVADTPCVRRPVAARNYHDTRMLRGNVSVRPDPAASVAGGDDTIGSADSGFGAQPIGDDAAMLSAPSALTSATYVASAPSNGPAGDYRTSALSAASRWSVGVGSGVFTYSYPIAVPPSVAGAAPSLAINYSSQTVDGRTVSSNGQAPKVGEGWDFEPGFIERRFKACGGTGAIAADLCWSSHNEYILHFGGHTGELLRVGSSNEWRLRGNDPGWLIRSFTGADNADNDGEYFQVVTSDGTKYWFGYGTEPRNNPTLYTSGAYEVPVYGGVGEPCYNAVTSLSWCQQTYRWNVDRVLDTNNNVMSYFYTKERNKYARQATSALATPYVRAGFLKRIEYGQRNGAEDDTAHARVLVTTQARCVSQTPTCPTPTSSSSPDSYPDVPLDLLCSTTATSCDATLSSPTFWSTQQISSIATEFWYGALTTPAYEPVSTFSMEYSFPPTGDTTTPSLWLQSIKHTGEYGTGSTEMPAARFYGYDPLPNRVNSGTGVPALNKYRVKTINTELGAQLVVTYGQPHPCVANTALVPNTNATDCYPALYNGDWIPFRKYLVTDLLVKDVRGDGPDTHTTYTYNDAPAWHHDDSLLTDDDKQSWTDYRGHADVRVRVSGSGSTSGTDTRYLTFRGMYGDKLTATTAKTGPNEDLTDSTGTVYNDYDYRAGLPLEVQQFDSSDVLVASEIHRYWSVQLVDGPDKFQSHDSDYVRESRTVRRVKNTAAPVAWREQVTDRTYSPTFGTLLTTSEDGDAATLSDDTCTKLGYTQNTTAWITDKPYRTMTYDGSCGSNSTTKIAQTEFVYDGNASLTDPAVKGNATEMRNFINATDSAVTRTGYDSMGRVTSVISPNEVANGTNGATTTTYAPTSGYPHDGITTSTPPPTTAPGTVGQSTKTLLWFAWGVPRRVTDANGWSTTFSVDHLGRTTAVTLPTDTTLPSVKFEYELVSGGRNLITTSRLVNDTSYLKSYDYFDGYGRPIQTQLPPANDGGTGRRLIMTRYDALGQKAAETEPFGATGIAGAGLADVALTDIRRETRFGYDALGRLYRTAHYAAGVLQHATDVTHYGWRHTVHGRDRAASDLPKLNDVDYHTDVFGRTAKVSNYNDAGTALHTEYTHTATGELSSIEDAGTNVTTYGYDWLGRRTFSSDPDQGSWAMTYDPDGNLKSVRDALQAYVLYDYDRLSRKIRAQSKPTATATPTMLSEWAYDDNAVTNSEGRMTKATHFTDGLPYATAVGSYDELGHATSKTVTVPTTPGDATSPRNSIAGNYTFGYIYNKAGAVASVTMPAVPGVAAMTQEKVTTDYNAAGLPVALKETLPNGTAGARYYSAAQYYNNGQIQERLLRSDTMRRTYEYNAGNGLVSQIIAQTRPTDPAPQVYEHYEYTYDSDQNVTSVTDRATGGIQQRECFRHDKLNRLRKAFTTSAGGICSDETYMAAGPGPYSQTYTYNDIGDMTSLSDAGVTTTYTYGDPLHAHAVMKTWTTTQPAAPTHEYDLNGATTKRTSQLGVQDLTWTPLHQLKAVQGPGATSYVYDADGAKLIRDTSTTSTLYLDGMEVSAQLDATTSTVKKSATRYYGSFAMRTAEEGGAAQITTLLRNYQNSASTLVNGTTVSRQRFTPYGKRRGGQLTGTDRSFLDKIEDLTGLTALGARDYDTRLARFISVDPLADLTTPQTLASYSYAKNNPTTFVDPTGMLADPSPGGGCATTCPRPETNPTPTPSPTPPPPPSGGSGGGGFDPFAIYRTVMEQTIGRIPVQGTLVMAAIDDGNDCFANGKGWACVRTALVVVGEGGAAVAAGARAYRAYRAARVAEAIGAESATIVARIPFGPAPEKAVKVLERVMSKGSPLPGYKGGSVFRNSARRLPDADQAGNPITYREWDINPHIRGVDRGPERMVTGSDGSAYYTADHYNSFLQFSGQGS from the coding sequence GTGGGGGCAGTCGTGCTTCGATTTCTTCGTAATGGCCGGACGATGGTCGTTGTCACGACTGTCGCTGTCACCGTCGCTGGGCCGAGCGCCATCCCAGCCGACGCCGCCGACTCGATGCCCGTATCGGTGGCACCGGATTATCCGCTCGCGACGACGGTGACGCACCCAGTAGACGAAGGGATGCCACCGGGCACCGACGCCACCGACCCAGAATGGCTGGACCCCGAGGTGACCGTGCCCGCTCCTGGGATCGTTGACGTTGACGTTCCCGCAACGGGCTGGGTACGGGCGGGCAGCTTCCCCCTGTCGGTGGCACAAGCATCGACCGGTTCCTCACCCGCGCGTGTCCGCGTCCGGATGCTGAGCCAGGCAGAGACCACCGCGGCGGGCGGGCGATTCTTGGGCTTCGAGCTTGTTCGCGCGGATCGCGGTGCTGGTACCGGTGTAGTAGCGGTGTCGTTGGACTACACGGGCATCGAGCGCGCCTTCGGCGGTGACTTCGCGTCCCGGTTGCGTTTGGTTCGGGGTTCGGATTGTGTCGCGGACACGCCCTGCGTACGACGTCCCGTGGCCGCCCGGAACTACCACGACACGCGGATGCTCAGGGGCAACGTTTCAGTGCGTCCGGACCCTGCGGCCTCGGTCGCCGGCGGTGATGACACCATCGGCTCAGCCGATAGCGGGTTCGGCGCGCAGCCGATTGGCGATGACGCGGCGATGTTGTCGGCGCCATCGGCGTTGACTTCGGCAACCTACGTGGCGTCGGCCCCGTCGAACGGCCCGGCAGGTGACTACAGGACCAGTGCGCTCTCAGCTGCCAGTCGTTGGAGTGTCGGGGTGGGCAGTGGCGTCTTCACCTACTCGTACCCGATCGCTGTCCCGCCGTCGGTCGCCGGTGCCGCGCCGTCGCTTGCCATCAACTACTCGTCGCAGACGGTCGACGGCCGCACGGTGTCGTCCAACGGTCAGGCACCGAAGGTCGGCGAAGGCTGGGACTTCGAACCCGGATTCATCGAGCGCCGGTTCAAGGCCTGCGGCGGGACCGGCGCCATCGCCGCGGACCTTTGCTGGTCGAGCCATAACGAGTACATCTTGCACTTCGGGGGCCACACGGGTGAGCTGCTCCGCGTCGGCAGCAGCAACGAGTGGCGCCTCCGGGGCAACGATCCAGGGTGGTTGATCCGGTCGTTCACCGGGGCCGACAACGCCGACAACGACGGCGAGTACTTCCAGGTCGTGACCAGCGACGGCACGAAGTACTGGTTCGGCTACGGCACCGAGCCGCGCAACAACCCGACCCTCTATACCAGCGGCGCCTACGAAGTTCCGGTTTACGGCGGGGTCGGTGAGCCTTGCTACAACGCCGTCACGAGCCTGAGCTGGTGCCAGCAGACGTACCGCTGGAACGTCGACCGGGTGCTGGACACCAACAACAACGTGATGTCGTACTTCTACACGAAGGAGCGCAACAAGTACGCACGGCAGGCGACGTCCGCCCTCGCGACACCGTACGTGCGAGCCGGCTTCCTCAAGCGCATCGAGTACGGACAGCGGAACGGGGCCGAGGATGACACAGCACATGCGCGTGTGCTGGTGACGACACAGGCCCGTTGCGTGTCACAAACGCCGACTTGTCCGACCCCCACGTCGAGCAGCTCCCCCGACTCCTACCCCGATGTGCCGCTCGACCTCCTGTGCAGCACGACGGCGACCTCGTGCGACGCGACGCTGAGCTCACCAACGTTCTGGTCGACGCAGCAGATCAGCTCGATCGCCACGGAGTTCTGGTACGGCGCACTTACGACGCCTGCCTACGAGCCCGTGTCGACGTTTTCGATGGAGTACTCGTTCCCGCCGACCGGCGACACCACGACGCCGTCCTTGTGGCTGCAGAGCATCAAGCACACCGGCGAGTACGGCACCGGCTCCACGGAGATGCCGGCCGCCCGCTTCTACGGCTACGACCCGTTGCCCAACCGCGTCAACAGCGGAACGGGTGTGCCGGCGTTGAACAAGTACCGGGTCAAGACGATTAACACCGAGCTTGGTGCACAACTGGTCGTCACCTACGGGCAGCCTCACCCCTGCGTCGCGAACACGGCGCTGGTGCCGAACACGAACGCCACCGACTGCTACCCGGCGTTGTACAACGGGGACTGGATTCCGTTCCGGAAGTACCTGGTCACGGACCTGCTCGTCAAGGACGTCCGGGGCGATGGACCCGACACGCACACGACGTACACCTACAACGACGCACCAGCGTGGCATCACGACGACTCCCTGCTGACCGACGATGACAAGCAATCCTGGACGGACTACCGGGGTCATGCCGACGTGCGGGTGCGCGTCTCGGGCAGCGGATCGACCAGCGGCACGGACACCCGCTACTTGACCTTCCGCGGTATGTACGGCGACAAGCTCACCGCGACCACGGCGAAGACCGGTCCCAACGAAGACCTCACGGACTCCACCGGCACGGTCTACAACGACTACGACTACCGCGCCGGTCTGCCGCTCGAGGTGCAGCAGTTCGACTCGTCGGACGTCCTGGTCGCCTCCGAGATCCACCGTTACTGGTCCGTGCAGCTCGTCGATGGGCCGGACAAGTTCCAGTCCCACGACAGCGACTACGTCCGCGAGTCGCGCACCGTACGGCGGGTGAAGAACACCGCGGCGCCCGTGGCCTGGCGCGAGCAGGTTACGGACAGGACCTATTCGCCGACTTTCGGCACGCTGCTAACGACATCCGAGGACGGTGACGCCGCGACTCTCAGCGACGACACCTGCACCAAGCTCGGCTACACCCAGAACACGACTGCCTGGATCACCGACAAGCCTTACCGCACCATGACCTACGACGGGTCATGTGGCAGCAACAGCACGACGAAGATCGCCCAGACCGAGTTCGTGTACGACGGCAACGCCAGCCTTACCGACCCAGCGGTCAAGGGCAACGCCACCGAGATGCGCAACTTCATCAACGCCACCGACAGCGCCGTCACGCGCACGGGGTACGACTCCATGGGGCGCGTGACGTCGGTCATCAGCCCCAACGAGGTAGCGAACGGCACCAACGGTGCGACGACGACGACCTACGCGCCGACATCCGGGTACCCGCACGACGGGATCACGACGTCCACGCCCCCGCCGACCACAGCTCCTGGCACCGTCGGTCAGTCCACGAAGACGCTCTTGTGGTTCGCGTGGGGCGTGCCGCGCCGGGTCACCGACGCCAACGGCTGGTCCACGACGTTCAGCGTCGACCACCTCGGCCGGACGACTGCTGTCACCCTCCCCACCGACACCACCTTGCCCAGCGTGAAGTTCGAGTACGAGCTCGTGAGTGGCGGGCGCAACCTGATCACCACGAGCCGGCTCGTCAACGACACGAGCTACCTCAAGTCCTACGACTACTTCGACGGGTACGGCCGACCCATCCAGACGCAGCTGCCACCGGCGAACGACGGCGGGACGGGCCGTCGGCTGATCATGACCCGCTACGACGCCTTGGGGCAGAAAGCGGCCGAGACCGAACCATTCGGCGCTACCGGCATCGCAGGTGCGGGACTGGCCGATGTCGCGCTGACGGACATCCGCCGCGAGACTCGGTTCGGCTACGACGCCCTCGGCCGCCTCTACCGCACGGCCCACTACGCCGCCGGCGTTCTGCAGCACGCCACCGACGTCACCCATTACGGCTGGCGCCACACCGTTCACGGACGTGACCGCGCCGCCAGTGACCTGCCGAAGCTCAACGACGTCGATTACCACACGGACGTCTTCGGCCGGACGGCGAAGGTCAGCAACTACAACGACGCCGGCACCGCTCTGCACACCGAGTACACCCACACCGCAACGGGCGAGCTCAGCTCGATCGAGGACGCCGGAACCAATGTCACCACCTACGGCTACGACTGGCTCGGCCGCCGAACCTTCTCTTCCGACCCCGACCAGGGCTCATGGGCGATGACCTACGACCCGGACGGGAACCTCAAGAGCGTCAGGGACGCCCTCCAGGCGTACGTGCTCTACGACTACGACCGGCTCAGCCGCAAGATCCGCGCGCAGTCGAAGCCGACGGCGACCGCGACCCCCACGATGCTCAGCGAGTGGGCATACGACGACAACGCGGTGACGAACAGTGAAGGCCGCATGACCAAGGCGACCCACTTCACCGACGGACTCCCATACGCCACCGCCGTCGGCTCCTACGACGAGCTCGGGCACGCGACGAGCAAGACTGTCACCGTCCCGACCACGCCTGGCGACGCGACCTCGCCGCGGAACTCGATCGCCGGCAACTACACCTTCGGCTACATCTACAACAAGGCTGGCGCCGTCGCCTCGGTCACCATGCCTGCCGTTCCCGGCGTTGCGGCCATGACGCAGGAGAAGGTCACCACCGACTACAACGCGGCTGGCCTTCCCGTCGCGCTGAAAGAAACGCTGCCCAACGGCACGGCCGGAGCGAGGTATTACTCGGCCGCGCAGTACTACAACAACGGCCAGATCCAGGAACGGCTGTTGCGCTCCGACACCATGCGGCGGACCTACGAGTACAACGCCGGCAACGGCCTGGTGTCGCAGATCATTGCGCAGACGCGGCCGACAGATCCCGCTCCGCAGGTGTATGAGCACTACGAGTACACCTATGACAGCGACCAGAACGTGACCTCTGTCACCGACCGCGCCACCGGCGGCATACAGCAGCGAGAGTGCTTCCGCCACGACAAGCTGAACCGCCTTCGGAAGGCGTTCACGACATCCGCCGGAGGGATCTGCAGCGACGAGACCTACATGGCTGCCGGTCCCGGCCCGTACTCGCAGACCTACACCTACAACGACATCGGCGACATGACCAGCCTTTCCGACGCCGGTGTCACCACGACCTACACGTACGGCGACCCGCTCCACGCCCACGCCGTGATGAAGACCTGGACAACCACCCAACCCGCGGCACCGACCCACGAGTACGACCTCAACGGCGCCACGACCAAACGCACCAGCCAGCTCGGCGTCCAAGACCTGACCTGGACACCACTCCACCAGCTCAAGGCGGTACAGGGGCCGGGAGCGACGAGCTACGTGTACGACGCCGACGGCGCCAAGCTCATTCGCGACACCTCGACCACCTCGACCCTCTACCTCGACGGCATGGAAGTCAGCGCGCAGCTCGACGCCACCACCTCGACCGTGAAGAAGAGCGCGACCCGGTACTACGGCTCCTTCGCGATGCGCACCGCCGAGGAAGGCGGCGCTGCACAGATAACGACCCTGCTGCGGAACTACCAGAACTCCGCATCGACGCTCGTCAACGGCACCACCGTCAGCCGCCAACGCTTCACGCCCTATGGCAAGCGGCGAGGCGGCCAGCTGACGGGTACCGACCGCAGCTTCCTCGACAAGATCGAAGACCTGACCGGTCTGACGGCCCTCGGCGCCCGCGACTATGACACGCGACTCGCACGATTCATCAGCGTCGACCCGCTCGCCGATCTCACCACGCCGCAGACGCTGGCCTCGTACAGCTACGCGAAGAACAATCCGACGACTTTCGTCGATCCCACGGGGATGCTCGCCGACCCGTCACCGGGCGGTGGCTGCGCGACGACCTGTCCCCGGCCCGAGACCAACCCCACGCCAACCCCGAGCCCGACGCCACCTCCGCCTCCGTCGGGTGGCTCAGGCGGCGGCGGCTTCGATCCGTTCGCCATCTATCGCACTGTCATGGAACAGACGATCGGGCGCATCCCGGTTCAGGGCACCCTGGTCATGGCCGCGATCGACGATGGCAACGACTGCTTTGCCAACGGAAAGGGATGGGCGTGCGTCCGCACCGCCCTCGTTGTCGTCGGTGAGGGCGGGGCAGCAGTCGCGGCCGGCGCACGCGCATATAGAGCGTATCGAGCGGCTCGCGTGGCGGAGGCTATCGGCGCAGAGAGCGCAACGATTGTGGCGCGGATACCCTTTGGTCCTGCCCCTGAGAAGGCGGTGAAGGTTCTGGAGCGGGTTATGTCGAAGGGCTCACCTTTGCCTGGATATAAGGGTGGCTCGGTGTTCAGAAACTCGGCGCGCCGTCTCCCGGACGCCGATCAAGCAGGGAATCCGATCACCTATCGCGAGTGGGACATTAACCCACACATAAGAGGTGTTGACCGCGGGCCTGAACGGATGGTGACAGGAAGTGATGGATCTGCCTACTATACCGCTGATCACTACAACTCCTTCCTACAGTTCTCGGGGCAGGGCTCTTGA